The following proteins are co-located in the Moraxella nasovis genome:
- a CDS encoding AmpG family muropeptide MFS transporter has protein sequence MKNFISSQAKPTGLTAFKVAYLNREALSLLFLGFSAGVPILLIFSSLGLWLREAGVDKSTVTMFSWAALGYSFKFIWSPLVDMLRLPMLSSWLGHRRSWLLITQIFIILAIVLMAMTDPTGINLSVMAAGAVLLGFSAATQDIVIDAYRIESAPSEMQTALSASYVAGYRIGMIVSGAGALYLADFFGSSSEVYNYLAWQKTYLIMGLVMGLAILTTLTIREPYAVFEGKKQTLNERIVGIYIGLLCVPALVVGIPFLVLKIATSLAGGEIALPSVIATALIYYFGALLAILPILIGFLMINQAKFHQVLPIALEQKQYRFSKADYVRLVAVFALSVIGFIVSYRMIGSVLPSVEDVAVSFLLGCVQFIGSILVMAGLGTILVKMGVVRSEVAKVTWLTPVADFFERYGKKALLLLALIGLYRISDIVAGNISNLFYQDLGFSKTDIANAVKLVGVVASIGGGFIGGWLAQRSGVMRSMMIGALLACVTNLLFIVLANMPSLLMMYGAVIADNLAGGLASAVFIAFLSALTSIRFTAVQYALFSSLMTLLPKVLGGYSGSIVEATSYPVFFAITFAIGLPILWLVWLVDKKIPLDNNE, from the coding sequence ATGAAAAACTTTATCTCTAGCCAAGCTAAGCCTACGGGCTTGACTGCCTTTAAGGTAGCTTATTTAAACCGTGAAGCGTTATCGCTCTTATTTTTAGGCTTTAGTGCAGGCGTGCCGATATTACTAATTTTTAGCAGCCTTGGGCTTTGGCTAAGAGAAGCTGGCGTAGATAAGAGTACGGTTACAATGTTTAGCTGGGCGGCTCTTGGGTATTCATTTAAGTTTATTTGGTCACCACTTGTGGATATGTTGCGATTGCCCATGCTGTCAAGCTGGCTTGGACATCGGCGATCATGGCTATTAATCACGCAGATTTTTATCATTTTGGCGATTGTGCTGATGGCGATGACCGACCCAACGGGGATAAATCTAAGCGTGATGGCAGCAGGGGCAGTATTGCTTGGATTTTCGGCAGCCACCCAAGATATTGTCATTGATGCTTATCGAATCGAATCGGCTCCTAGCGAAATGCAGACCGCTTTATCAGCAAGCTATGTGGCAGGCTATCGTATCGGTATGATCGTCTCTGGGGCAGGGGCGTTATATTTGGCGGACTTTTTTGGCTCAAGCAGTGAAGTTTATAATTATCTAGCATGGCAAAAAACTTATCTGATTATGGGGCTTGTTATGGGGCTTGCTATCTTGACGACACTGACCATACGAGAGCCTTATGCTGTCTTTGAAGGCAAAAAGCAGACGCTTAATGAAAGGATTGTGGGCATCTATATCGGACTACTTTGTGTGCCTGCCTTAGTGGTTGGCATACCATTTTTGGTGTTGAAAATTGCAACATCTTTAGCGGGTGGCGAGATTGCATTACCGAGCGTTATTGCCACGGCTTTGATTTATTATTTTGGTGCATTATTGGCAATTTTACCCATCTTAATTGGATTTTTAATGATAAATCAAGCTAAGTTTCATCAAGTTTTACCAATAGCTTTAGAGCAAAAGCAATACCGATTTAGCAAAGCCGATTATGTGCGACTGGTAGCCGTTTTTGCATTGTCTGTCATTGGTTTTATTGTTAGTTATCGTATGATTGGTAGCGTTTTGCCGAGTGTTGAAGATGTGGCTGTGAGTTTTTTGTTGGGCTGTGTGCAGTTTATTGGCAGCATCTTGGTGATGGCAGGCTTAGGAACAATACTTGTAAAAATGGGTGTGGTCCGCTCAGAAGTTGCTAAAGTAACTTGGCTGACTCCTGTAGCGGACTTTTTTGAAAGATATGGTAAAAAAGCGTTACTACTACTGGCGTTAATCGGTCTGTATCGCATTTCTGACATTGTAGCAGGCAATATCTCAAACCTGTTTTATCAGGATTTAGGCTTTAGTAAGACGGATATTGCCAATGCGGTTAAGCTTGTCGGCGTGGTTGCAAGCATCGGCGGTGGGTTTATTGGTGGCTGGCTTGCCCAGCGATCAGGCGTTATGCGATCGATGATGATTGGGGCATTGCTTGCGTGCGTGACTAATCTGCTGTTTATTGTGCTTGCTAATATGCCAAGCTTACTGATGATGTATGGGGCGGTGATCGCAGATAATTTGGCTGGCGGTCTTGCCAGTGCGGTCTTTATCGCCTTTTTATCTGCTTTGACATCCATTCGTTTTACAGCGGTGCAGTACGCACTCTTTTCATCCTTAATGACGTTACTGCCTAAAGTTCTAGGCGGTTATAGTGGGTCGATTGTCGAAGCGACAAGTTACCCTGTGTTTTTTGCCATCACCTTTGCCATCGGTTTGCCGATTTTATGGTTGGTTTGGCTTGTTGATAAGAAAATCCCATTGGATAATAATGAATAG
- the cas1f gene encoding type I-F CRISPR-associated endonuclease Cas1f — translation MTAYQANYFNSSDLKTILHSKRANIYYLEYCRVMQKGGRVLYLTESEKENLYYNIPIANTTSILLGTGTSITQAAMRMLSQAGVLVGFCGGGGTPLLMGVQIEWLTPQSEYRPTQYVQGWLSWWWDDDKRLLMAKQLQTARLAFMKDVWGRDKDLRQWGFDSKTEPMTSLLSNYQTQVLRQNGVNDLLTLEGRMTKELYRIASVNTNNAGFSREHDGIDKANAFLNHGNYLAYGLGATTAWVLGIPHGFAVMHGKTRRGALVFDIADIVKDTIVLPLAFICASENATESEFRQECLNYFTTYQALDVMFDTVKAMALNKEWS, via the coding sequence ATGACTGCGTATCAAGCAAACTACTTTAACTCATCTGATTTAAAAACCATTTTGCATTCTAAGCGTGCTAATATTTACTATTTAGAATATTGCCGAGTTATGCAAAAAGGTGGGCGTGTGCTGTATCTTACTGAATCTGAAAAGGAAAATCTGTACTACAACATTCCCATAGCCAACACCACGAGTATTTTATTGGGTACAGGCACGTCCATCACCCAAGCTGCCATGCGAATGCTGTCGCAAGCAGGCGTGCTTGTGGGTTTTTGTGGGGGTGGTGGTACGCCGCTGTTGATGGGAGTGCAAATTGAGTGGCTGACCCCACAAAGCGAATATCGCCCAACTCAATATGTGCAAGGGTGGCTGTCTTGGTGGTGGGACGATGACAAACGTTTGCTGATGGCAAAACAGCTTCAAACCGCACGGCTTGCATTTATGAAAGACGTGTGGGGGCGTGATAAAGACTTGCGACAGTGGGGCTTTGATAGCAAAACTGAGCCAATGACAAGCTTATTAAGCAACTACCAAACCCAAGTGCTTAGGCAAAATGGCGTGAATGATTTATTGACCCTAGAAGGGCGAATGACCAAAGAATTATACCGCATTGCATCAGTGAATACCAATAATGCTGGTTTTAGCCGTGAACATGATGGTATTGATAAGGCAAATGCTTTTTTGAATCACGGTAATTATTTGGCGTATGGCTTGGGGGCGACCACCGCTTGGGTGCTTGGCATTCCGCATGGGTTTGCAGTCATGCACGGCAAAACTCGGCGTGGGGCGTTGGTATTTGATATTGCCGATATTGTCAAAGATACGATTGTGTTGCCGCTTGCGTTTATTTGTGCGTCCGAAAATGCCACCGAATCAGAATTTCGCCAAGAATGTTTGAATTATTTTACGACTTATCAGGCGTTGGATGTGATGTTTGATACGGTAAAAGCGATGGCGTTGAATAAAGAGTGGAGTTAA